A region from the Kribbella shirazensis genome encodes:
- a CDS encoding MarC family protein: MNSVINLGLLSEVVVTLFVIMDPPGTVPVFISLTAGQSRAVRKKAAWQAVLVAFGVIVVFAAFGQQILHNLGITLPALQAAGGLLLLLIALQLLTDTAEDPVQTKNVNIAFVPLGTPLLAGPGAIVATMVFVQRAEGSLPDVIAISVGIIAIHLVMWLTLRFSGVIMRILGENGVLLVTRIAGLLLSAIAVQLVADAVTDFIKAG; encoded by the coding sequence GTGAACAGTGTCATCAACCTCGGGTTGCTCAGTGAGGTCGTGGTCACGCTGTTCGTGATCATGGACCCGCCGGGCACCGTGCCGGTCTTCATCTCGCTCACCGCCGGTCAGTCCCGCGCGGTGCGGAAGAAGGCGGCCTGGCAGGCGGTGCTGGTCGCGTTCGGCGTGATCGTCGTGTTCGCGGCGTTCGGCCAGCAGATCCTGCACAACCTCGGCATCACACTGCCGGCCTTGCAGGCCGCGGGCGGTCTCCTGCTCCTGCTGATCGCGCTGCAGCTGCTGACCGACACCGCCGAGGACCCGGTCCAGACCAAGAACGTGAACATCGCCTTCGTCCCGCTCGGTACGCCGCTGCTCGCCGGGCCGGGCGCGATCGTCGCGACGATGGTGTTCGTGCAGCGTGCGGAGGGTTCGTTGCCGGACGTGATCGCGATCTCGGTCGGCATCATCGCGATCCATTTGGTGATGTGGCTGACGCTGCGGTTCTCCGGCGTGATCATGCGGATCCTCGGCGAGAACGGCGTACTGCTCGTCACCCGGATCGCCGGTCTGCTGCTGAGCGCGATCGCCGTACAGCTCGTGGCCGACGCCGTCACCGACTTCATCAAGGCGGGATGA
- a CDS encoding RecB family exonuclease has product MTVDDLLPGMPTRLFVATPTKLLTFADCKRKYRYTYLETPRPPKGPPWAHNTVGAIVHEVLADFFGRWPASRRTPDEVVAKMRSSWRSEGFRDERQSLDWRDRSTEMVLGYLRDSDPYYEPRGVERTVAFTTARASLRGRVDRIDERPARDGSGGTELAIVDYKTGRRPLTPVDARSSLAMALYVLGARRVLRRPCTRVELHHLPTNTVAAADHDDDSLARHQKRAESMADDAAAAEARWAEGLTPAEADEAFPPEPSPLCGWCDFAKICPQGRRESPTRDPWAGLDEGDQPPIAEAG; this is encoded by the coding sequence ATGACGGTGGACGACCTGCTCCCGGGGATGCCGACGCGGCTGTTCGTCGCGACGCCGACGAAGTTGCTGACGTTCGCGGACTGCAAGCGGAAGTACCGGTACACGTACCTCGAGACACCGCGCCCGCCGAAGGGGCCACCGTGGGCGCACAACACAGTCGGCGCGATCGTGCACGAGGTGCTCGCGGACTTCTTCGGGCGCTGGCCCGCGTCCCGCCGTACGCCGGACGAGGTCGTCGCGAAGATGCGCTCGAGCTGGCGCAGCGAAGGGTTCCGCGACGAGCGGCAGTCGCTCGACTGGCGGGACCGGTCGACCGAGATGGTGCTCGGGTACCTGCGGGATTCGGATCCGTACTACGAGCCGCGCGGAGTGGAGCGCACCGTCGCCTTCACCACGGCGCGGGCCTCGCTGCGCGGCCGGGTCGACCGGATCGACGAACGGCCCGCGCGCGACGGCAGCGGCGGGACCGAGCTGGCGATCGTCGACTACAAGACCGGGCGCCGGCCCCTGACCCCTGTCGATGCGCGGTCCTCGCTGGCGATGGCTCTGTACGTGCTGGGTGCCCGTCGCGTGCTGCGCAGGCCGTGCACGCGGGTCGAGCTCCACCACCTGCCGACCAACACGGTCGCCGCGGCAGACCACGACGACGACTCGCTCGCGCGGCACCAGAAGCGCGCGGAGTCCATGGCCGACGACGCGGCCGCAGCCGAGGCACGATGGGCCGAGGGACTGACCCCCGCCGAGGCCGACGAGGCGTTCCCACCGGAGCCGTCACCGCTGTGCGGCTGGTGCGACTTCGCCAAGATCTGCCCCCAAGGCCGCCGCGAGTCCCCGACCCGCGACCCGTGGGCTGGCCTGGACGAAGGCGACCAGCCCCCGATCGCCGAGGCAGGCTGA
- a CDS encoding alpha/beta fold hydrolase — protein sequence MGAKTVNKLAVPGATLHYEVTGSGPVLLLIAGGGTDAGVYSGIVGQLAAEYTVVTYDPRGNSRSRYDGDATDESIEQSAADALALLDAVAGAGGETAYVFGSGAGAITGLELISRHPDRVRMLVAHEPPCTEILPDAADARAFFEEVCTAYREEGLTAADVVFMMGTGMDDDAMPPLEDLLPEYRELAERMQANAANFYEHKLLPFTRYVPDLDALKRVADRVVPAAGLESYRHLPGRPVEVIAEHLGWPVVMFPGGHGGYSSHPAPFATHLAHLLRSDTV from the coding sequence ATGGGTGCGAAGACTGTGAACAAGCTGGCGGTGCCGGGGGCAACGCTGCACTACGAGGTCACCGGCTCGGGGCCGGTGCTGCTGCTGATCGCCGGCGGCGGGACCGACGCCGGGGTGTACTCCGGGATCGTCGGGCAGCTCGCCGCGGAGTACACGGTCGTGACCTATGACCCGCGGGGAAACTCCCGCAGCCGGTACGACGGTGACGCGACGGACGAGTCGATCGAGCAGTCGGCCGCGGACGCGCTGGCCCTGCTCGACGCGGTGGCCGGAGCCGGCGGCGAGACGGCGTACGTGTTCGGCAGCGGTGCCGGCGCGATCACCGGGCTCGAGCTGATCTCCCGGCACCCGGACCGGGTGCGGATGCTGGTCGCACACGAGCCGCCCTGCACCGAGATCCTCCCGGACGCCGCCGACGCGCGGGCGTTCTTCGAGGAGGTCTGCACGGCGTACCGCGAGGAAGGGCTGACCGCGGCCGACGTGGTGTTCATGATGGGCACCGGGATGGACGACGACGCGATGCCGCCGCTGGAGGACCTGCTGCCGGAGTACCGCGAGCTCGCGGAGCGGATGCAGGCGAACGCGGCCAACTTCTACGAGCACAAACTGTTGCCGTTCACCCGCTACGTGCCGGATCTGGACGCCTTGAAGCGGGTCGCCGACCGGGTCGTGCCGGCCGCGGGCCTGGAGTCGTACCGGCATCTGCCCGGGCGGCCTGTCGAGGTCATCGCCGAGCATCTCGGGTGGCCGGTGGTGATGTTCCCGGGCGGGCACGGCGGGTACTCCAGCCACCCGGCTCCGTTCGCCACTCACCTGGCACACCTGCTGAGGAGCGACACGGTGTAA
- a CDS encoding ABC transporter permease produces the protein MGVYWAIAVRSFRRFSTYRIATVSGAFTNTVFGFILCGIYLTLWHERPGLGGYDVSDALTFVWLQQGLLMPVGIWGATTTGELGERVRSGEIAVDLYRPTHLLLWWLSVDLGRAAFQLLVRGGAPLLVGALVFDLKFPSTPLAWLAVAAGVFLAILVSFGIRYLVALSGFWITDTRGTEQLALVLSTFFSGMVLPLVVFPGWIGEFARATPWAATMQVPIDIWLGRNPGGTGSALMFQLGWIVVLLLAAQLMTSVATRKVVIQGG, from the coding sequence GTGGGCGTGTACTGGGCGATCGCCGTACGGTCCTTCCGGCGGTTCTCGACGTACCGGATCGCCACCGTGTCCGGCGCGTTCACGAACACGGTCTTCGGGTTCATCCTCTGCGGCATCTACCTGACCCTGTGGCACGAGCGCCCGGGGCTCGGCGGGTACGACGTCTCGGATGCGCTGACGTTCGTGTGGCTGCAGCAAGGGCTGCTGATGCCGGTCGGGATCTGGGGCGCCACGACGACGGGGGAGCTGGGGGAGCGCGTCCGCAGCGGTGAGATCGCGGTGGACCTGTACCGGCCGACGCACTTGCTGCTGTGGTGGCTGTCGGTCGACCTCGGGCGGGCCGCGTTCCAGTTGCTGGTGCGCGGCGGAGCGCCGCTGCTCGTCGGAGCGCTGGTGTTCGACCTCAAGTTCCCTTCCACCCCGCTGGCCTGGCTCGCGGTCGCGGCCGGTGTGTTCCTCGCGATTCTGGTCAGCTTCGGGATCCGGTACCTGGTCGCGCTGTCCGGGTTCTGGATCACCGACACCCGCGGAACGGAGCAGCTGGCGCTGGTGCTGTCGACCTTCTTCTCGGGGATGGTCCTGCCGCTGGTGGTGTTCCCGGGGTGGATCGGTGAGTTCGCGCGGGCGACGCCGTGGGCCGCGACCATGCAGGTGCCGATCGACATCTGGCTGGGCCGGAACCCGGGTGGCACCGGTTCGGCGCTGATGTTCCAGCTGGGCTGGATCGTCGTGCTGCTGCTCGCCGCGCAGCTGATGACGTCGGTGGCGACGCGGAAGGTGGTGATCCAGGGTGGTTGA
- a CDS encoding ABC transporter permease produces the protein MVERVLRAPSQYWMLILMWIRSSMAYPTSFVLMLVSSMVLTVMDFVAIALMFSHISSFGGFSLAEMALLYATASMTLGIADLFTGSIERVGERIRTGTFDAYLIRPVPAFLQTAADGFALRRIGRPLQALIVLVLALRRLDVDWTVARGIMLAVSLVAGSVIFGAIFVLGAAFQFVSLDSAELANSFTYGGQTLTQYPLAVFGKEIVRAVTFVVPIAFVNYYPVLFVLGKPAPLGLPSWIGLLSPLVAAVMIALASLAWRAGLRRYRSTGS, from the coding sequence GTGGTTGAGCGCGTGCTCCGGGCGCCGTCGCAGTACTGGATGCTGATCCTGATGTGGATCCGCTCGTCGATGGCGTACCCGACGTCGTTCGTGCTGATGCTGGTCAGCTCGATGGTGCTGACCGTGATGGACTTCGTCGCGATCGCGCTGATGTTCAGCCACATCTCGTCGTTCGGCGGGTTCTCGCTGGCGGAGATGGCGTTGCTGTACGCAACGGCCTCGATGACGCTGGGGATCGCGGACCTGTTCACCGGGTCGATCGAGCGGGTCGGGGAGCGGATCCGGACCGGGACCTTCGACGCCTACCTGATCCGCCCGGTGCCGGCCTTCCTGCAGACCGCGGCGGACGGGTTCGCGTTGCGGCGGATCGGGCGGCCGTTGCAGGCGCTGATCGTGCTGGTGCTCGCGCTCCGCCGGCTCGACGTCGACTGGACGGTTGCCCGGGGCATCATGCTGGCGGTGTCGCTGGTCGCCGGATCGGTGATCTTCGGCGCGATCTTCGTGCTCGGGGCCGCGTTCCAGTTCGTCTCGCTGGACTCCGCGGAGCTGGCCAACTCGTTCACGTACGGCGGGCAGACGTTGACGCAGTACCCGTTGGCGGTCTTCGGCAAGGAGATCGTGCGGGCCGTGACGTTCGTCGTACCGATTGCCTTCGTCAACTACTACCCGGTGCTGTTCGTACTGGGTAAGCCGGCCCCGCTGGGGCTGCCGTCCTGGATCGGGCTGCTGTCGCCGCTCGTCGCGGCCGTGATGATCGCGCTGGCGTCGCTGGCGTGGCGGGCCGGTCTTCGTCGCTATCGCAGTACTGGGAGCTGA
- a CDS encoding ATP-binding cassette domain-containing protein: MSLSEPVIELSDVSRAFTVRSRAGWRRTRREVRAVDGLSFTVEPGEVMGYIGPNGAGKSTTIKMLTGILVPSAGSIRVAGVDPSRHRLKLAKRIGVVFGQRTTLWWDLPLKDSFAVLQKMYGVPLARHRENLATFVELLDLGDLLDVPVRQLSLGQRMRGDIAAALLHDPEIVYLDEPTIGLDVISKARLREFLARIAADRGTTIILTTHDLDDIEALCSRVMVIDHGHQIFDGTLPQLKSSQSAPRTLVVDLATSLPAIEVPGATVVKVEGPRQHLTFPTTTSAAPILAEIAANYPLVDLSIAEPTIESVITQLYSPTSP, encoded by the coding sequence GTGTCACTTTCTGAGCCGGTCATCGAGTTGTCGGACGTGTCGCGGGCGTTCACCGTGCGGTCGCGGGCCGGGTGGCGGCGGACGCGTCGCGAGGTCCGGGCGGTGGACGGGCTGTCGTTCACCGTGGAGCCGGGGGAGGTGATGGGGTACATCGGGCCGAACGGCGCGGGCAAGTCCACGACGATCAAGATGCTGACCGGGATCCTGGTGCCGTCCGCCGGGTCGATCCGGGTGGCCGGAGTGGACCCGTCGCGGCACCGGCTGAAGCTGGCGAAGCGGATCGGGGTGGTCTTCGGCCAGCGCACGACGCTGTGGTGGGACCTGCCGTTGAAGGACTCGTTCGCAGTCCTGCAGAAGATGTACGGCGTACCGCTCGCACGTCACCGGGAGAACCTGGCGACGTTCGTGGAGCTGCTCGACCTGGGGGACCTGCTGGACGTCCCGGTGCGGCAGCTGTCCTTGGGGCAACGGATGCGCGGTGACATCGCGGCCGCGTTGCTGCACGATCCCGAGATCGTCTACTTGGACGAACCAACGATCGGGCTGGACGTGATCAGCAAGGCCCGGTTGCGCGAGTTCCTGGCCCGGATCGCCGCGGACCGCGGTACGACGATCATCCTCACCACGCACGACCTGGACGACATCGAGGCGCTGTGCAGCCGCGTGATGGTCATCGACCACGGCCACCAGATCTTCGACGGCACCCTTCCGCAGTTGAAGTCCAGCCAGTCAGCGCCGCGCACGCTGGTGGTCGACCTCGCCACCTCACTGCCGGCCATCGAGGTCCCCGGAGCCACCGTGGTCAAGGTCGAGGGTCCCCGCCAGCACCTGACCTTCCCGACCACCACCAGCGCCGCCCCGATCCTCGCCGAGATCGCGGCGAACTACCCCCTCGTCGACCTCTCGATCGCCGAACCGACGATCGAATCCGTCATCACCCAGCTCTACAGCCCGACTTCCCCGTAG
- a CDS encoding NADP-dependent oxidoreductase produces MRAFVVTQYKGPVQPADVPEPVVGDHDVLVQVQAAGLNMLDEKIRAGEFKLILPYKLPQILGNDVAGTVIGVGAKVRRFTLGDEVYARPRKDRIGTFAERIAVAESDLALKPASISLEEAASLPLVALTAWQALVERGAVRPGQRVLIHAGAGGVGSIAIQLAKHLGATVATTVSAGNVDFVRGLGADVVIDYRNQDFEQLLEGYDLVLDSLGGKNLEKSLRVLRPGGKVIGIAGPPDAAFARELGANPVLRLVMAALSSGIRRRARRLGVTYEFLFMRASGEQLRQITALVDSGVLRPVVGRVFDFDQTVQAVQSLEGGGIRGKAVISKA; encoded by the coding sequence ATGCGAGCGTTCGTCGTCACGCAGTACAAGGGGCCGGTGCAGCCCGCGGACGTCCCCGAGCCAGTGGTCGGGGATCACGACGTCCTCGTCCAGGTCCAGGCGGCCGGGCTCAACATGCTGGACGAGAAGATCCGGGCCGGCGAGTTCAAGCTGATCCTTCCGTACAAGCTGCCGCAGATCCTCGGTAACGACGTCGCCGGAACGGTGATCGGCGTCGGCGCGAAGGTCCGTCGGTTCACGCTGGGCGACGAGGTGTACGCGCGGCCCCGGAAGGACCGTATCGGGACGTTCGCGGAGCGCATCGCGGTCGCCGAGTCCGACCTGGCGCTCAAGCCCGCGTCGATCAGCCTCGAGGAAGCCGCCTCGCTGCCGCTGGTGGCCTTGACCGCGTGGCAGGCCCTCGTCGAGCGGGGCGCCGTGCGGCCGGGGCAACGGGTCCTGATCCACGCCGGCGCCGGGGGAGTCGGGTCGATCGCGATCCAGCTCGCCAAGCACCTCGGCGCCACGGTCGCCACCACGGTCAGCGCCGGCAACGTCGACTTCGTGCGCGGGCTCGGGGCGGACGTCGTCATCGACTACCGCAACCAGGACTTCGAACAGCTCCTCGAAGGCTACGACCTGGTGCTCGACAGCCTCGGCGGCAAGAACCTCGAGAAGTCGCTGCGGGTGCTGCGCCCCGGCGGCAAGGTGATCGGGATCGCCGGTCCGCCCGACGCGGCGTTCGCCCGCGAGCTGGGCGCGAACCCGGTGCTCCGGCTCGTGATGGCCGCACTGAGCAGCGGCATCCGCCGCCGGGCCCGGCGCCTCGGCGTGACGTACGAATTCCTCTTCATGCGCGCCAGCGGTGAACAGCTGCGGCAGATCACTGCCCTCGTCGACAGCGGCGTACTGCGCCCCGTCGTCGGACGGGTCTTCGATTTCGACCAGACCGTGCAGGCGGTGCAGTCGCTGGAAGGCGGCGGCATCCGCGGCAAGGCCGTCATCAGCAAGGCCTGA
- a CDS encoding alpha/beta fold hydrolase, which translates to MNTNVVTAYKDAPNRTVTTGGVTYSYRELGPKGGIPVVFFVHLAATLDNWDPRIIDPIAQGRHVIAFDQRGVGGSTGRVPDSVEAMADDAYSFITALGFEKVDVFSFSLGGMVAQALVVKHPELVRKLVLTGTGPAGGKDIDKVARTTYWDILRATVTRSDPKEFLFFNRNATGKPAARAFVNRLAERTVDRDAPIKIQAFQTQLKAIKKWGRSAPADLSTITQPTLIANGDNDRMVPSVLSEDLHRRIAHSELVIYPDSGHGGIFQFHEKFAPVAVEFLAR; encoded by the coding sequence ATGAACACCAACGTCGTCACTGCCTACAAGGATGCGCCGAACCGCACAGTCACCACCGGCGGCGTCACCTACTCCTACCGCGAGCTGGGACCGAAGGGCGGCATCCCCGTCGTCTTCTTCGTCCACCTCGCCGCGACCCTCGACAACTGGGACCCGCGCATCATCGATCCCATCGCGCAAGGTCGCCACGTCATCGCCTTCGATCAACGCGGTGTCGGGGGCTCCACAGGCCGGGTGCCTGACAGTGTCGAAGCGATGGCGGACGACGCCTACAGCTTCATCACGGCGCTCGGGTTCGAAAAGGTCGACGTCTTCTCCTTCTCGCTCGGCGGCATGGTCGCCCAGGCGCTCGTGGTGAAGCATCCCGAGCTCGTCCGGAAGCTCGTCCTGACCGGCACCGGCCCGGCCGGCGGCAAGGACATCGACAAGGTCGCCCGCACGACGTATTGGGACATCCTGCGCGCGACCGTGACCCGGTCCGACCCCAAGGAGTTCCTGTTCTTCAACCGCAACGCCACCGGCAAGCCCGCCGCGCGGGCGTTCGTCAACCGGCTCGCGGAGCGCACCGTCGACCGGGACGCGCCGATCAAGATCCAGGCGTTCCAGACGCAGTTGAAGGCGATCAAGAAGTGGGGGCGCTCAGCTCCCGCGGACCTGTCGACGATCACCCAGCCCACCCTGATCGCCAACGGCGACAACGATCGCATGGTGCCGTCGGTCCTCTCCGAGGATCTGCACCGGCGCATCGCGCACAGTGAGCTGGTCATCTACCCCGACTCCGGGCACGGCGGCATCTTCCAGTTCCACGAGAAGTTCGCCCCCGTCGCGGTCGAGTTCCTCGCGCGATGA
- a CDS encoding strictosidine synthase, which translates to MSTSSFAARLDVQKHFSSSILLWVRSDQPRQTGMAYWKSPHSGIISATPGMSEYRQLHLAEQNPGLWPVTDRVETSIPVGRKIDGVAEVTLQSVLSPLQGRKQTRLAYEDEVNVFRRTLLYAGLPNSSRWYDVAPRGAAVGARALVYLRRRDGVGGRTFRRYVNEQLVPALAGTGVLRELRTQTFLPWIEKLWDTPNVAHDNPDDQHFHASIVLGFADAAARDAFFKSPEVAELSDALAPFASAVHAYEVSEALTFVKDGVILPQYQQ; encoded by the coding sequence ATGAGTACGTCGTCGTTCGCTGCACGGCTTGACGTGCAGAAGCACTTCAGCTCCTCGATCCTGCTCTGGGTACGCAGCGATCAGCCCCGCCAGACCGGAATGGCCTACTGGAAGAGCCCGCACTCCGGGATCATCTCGGCCACTCCGGGCATGTCGGAGTACCGGCAGCTCCATCTCGCCGAGCAGAACCCGGGCCTCTGGCCGGTGACCGACAGGGTGGAGACCTCGATCCCCGTCGGTCGGAAGATCGACGGCGTCGCGGAGGTCACGCTGCAATCGGTACTTTCGCCGCTGCAGGGGCGGAAGCAGACGCGCCTGGCCTACGAGGACGAGGTCAACGTGTTCCGCCGTACCCTCCTCTACGCCGGCCTGCCGAACTCGTCCCGCTGGTACGACGTCGCGCCCCGGGGAGCTGCGGTCGGTGCCCGCGCGCTGGTTTACCTCCGACGCAGAGACGGGGTCGGCGGTCGTACGTTCCGCAGGTACGTCAACGAGCAGCTCGTCCCCGCACTTGCCGGCACCGGAGTGCTCCGGGAACTGCGCACGCAGACCTTCCTGCCCTGGATCGAGAAGCTCTGGGACACCCCGAACGTCGCCCACGACAACCCCGACGACCAGCACTTCCACGCCTCCATCGTCCTCGGGTTCGCCGACGCCGCGGCACGGGACGCCTTCTTCAAGAGCCCTGAGGTCGCGGAGCTCTCCGACGCACTGGCACCGTTCGCCTCCGCGGTCCACGCCTACGAGGTGTCCGAGGCGCTCACCTTCGTGAAGGACGGCGTGATCCTTCCGCAGTACCAGCAGTAG
- a CDS encoding TetR/AcrR family transcriptional regulator, whose product MPLGSQPVGRRERNKQQKLDRITAAARELFAERGVDEVTTQEIADKADIGAGTLFLYAKTKGELLLLVQNSTYADALAEGRAAAEGIPDLLDAVMAIVRPVVECNRKQVDNGRTYLREIVFGDPEEPHHRDALGLTVQTEMAIADVLQRDDHITPDDAATLAHIVSAIMFVSMAATINMTNPVDDIVKDITNQVRVLLPH is encoded by the coding sequence ATGCCACTCGGCTCCCAACCGGTCGGCCGCCGCGAGCGGAACAAGCAGCAGAAGCTCGACCGCATCACCGCCGCCGCTCGGGAACTGTTCGCCGAGCGCGGCGTCGACGAGGTCACCACCCAGGAGATCGCCGACAAGGCCGACATCGGCGCGGGCACCCTGTTCCTCTACGCGAAGACCAAGGGCGAGCTTCTCCTGCTCGTGCAGAACTCCACGTACGCCGACGCACTCGCCGAAGGCAGAGCGGCCGCCGAGGGCATCCCCGACCTGCTCGACGCGGTGATGGCGATCGTCCGCCCGGTCGTGGAGTGCAACCGCAAACAGGTCGACAACGGCCGGACCTACCTCCGGGAGATCGTCTTCGGCGACCCCGAAGAACCCCACCACCGCGACGCACTAGGCCTGACCGTCCAGACCGAAATGGCAATCGCCGACGTCCTCCAGCGCGACGACCACATCACCCCCGACGACGCGGCAACCCTCGCCCACATCGTCTCCGCCATCATGTTCGTCAGCATGGCCGCAACCATCAACATGACCAACCCGGTAGACGACATCGTCAAAGACATCACCAACCAGGTCCGCGTCCTCCTCCCACACTGA
- a CDS encoding RNA polymerase sigma factor produces the protein MTDEPVAGVAGPPGDGVGFVAWVRPHLAAMARLAARLAVGADRDDIVQEALARAWVKRSQYDPSRGTPSAWLLAITADQARKAVRRMRAGGASLSVVDDSAGPSVRPDLDARMDVEHAIGSLTDRQRLAVDCYYFADLSIADTAAVMRCSEGTVKSTLSDARARLRTLLEVTE, from the coding sequence ATGACGGATGAACCGGTGGCGGGGGTTGCGGGGCCGCCGGGGGACGGGGTGGGGTTCGTCGCGTGGGTGCGGCCGCATCTGGCGGCGATGGCGCGGCTGGCGGCGCGGCTGGCGGTCGGGGCGGATCGGGACGACATCGTGCAGGAGGCGCTGGCGCGGGCGTGGGTCAAGCGGTCGCAGTACGACCCGAGCCGCGGTACGCCGTCCGCCTGGCTGCTCGCGATCACGGCCGACCAGGCCCGCAAGGCGGTACGGCGGATGCGCGCGGGCGGGGCGTCCTTGTCCGTGGTCGACGACTCCGCCGGACCGTCGGTGCGGCCGGATCTCGATGCCCGGATGGATGTCGAGCACGCGATCGGATCGCTCACGGACCGCCAGCGGCTCGCCGTGGACTGCTACTACTTCGCCGACCTGTCGATCGCCGATACCGCCGCCGTCATGAGGTGCTCCGAAGGCACCGTCAAATCCACTCTGTCCGACGCCCGCGCCCGGCTCCGCACACTCCTCGAGGTCACCGAATGA
- a CDS encoding alpha/beta fold hydrolase encodes MSTPRTLTLPDGVHPETLETERGAFATLTAVPDIGTPLGTVLLVPGWTGSKEDFAPLVDHLCRYGWRTVAVDQRGQYETTGPSDASAYTLAELGADVVAMSKALGGYSQLVGHSFGGLVAREAVLIDPSVFSTISLLCSGPAAFTDEATLQSLQMLAFGLENLPIGQVYDLKLEHDRQAPGYVAPAEDVAAFLRKRFTSNVPISLAEITRRLTDVEDKTDQLAKSGVRAQVLYGAADDGWPIPIQQAMAAALGVEAEVIPDAGHSPAIDQPAKTARLLVDFFHDYPSLLTS; translated from the coding sequence GTGAGTACGCCGCGCACGTTGACACTGCCCGATGGGGTGCACCCGGAGACGCTCGAGACCGAGCGTGGCGCGTTCGCCACGCTGACCGCGGTACCGGACATCGGTACGCCGCTGGGCACAGTGCTGCTCGTGCCGGGGTGGACGGGGAGCAAGGAGGACTTCGCTCCGCTGGTCGACCACCTGTGCCGGTACGGGTGGCGGACGGTGGCTGTCGACCAGCGTGGTCAGTACGAGACCACAGGTCCCTCCGACGCGTCGGCGTACACGTTGGCGGAGTTGGGCGCGGACGTGGTGGCGATGAGCAAGGCGCTCGGCGGGTACAGCCAGCTGGTCGGGCATTCGTTCGGTGGGCTGGTCGCGCGTGAGGCCGTGCTGATCGACCCGTCGGTGTTCTCGACGATCAGCCTGCTCTGCTCGGGGCCTGCCGCGTTCACCGACGAGGCGACGCTGCAGAGCCTGCAGATGCTCGCGTTCGGGCTGGAGAACCTGCCGATCGGGCAGGTGTACGACCTGAAGCTCGAGCACGACCGCCAGGCCCCTGGGTACGTCGCTCCGGCCGAGGACGTCGCCGCGTTCCTGCGGAAGCGGTTCACCAGCAACGTGCCGATCAGCCTTGCGGAGATCACTCGCCGGTTGACGGACGTCGAGGACAAGACCGATCAGCTCGCGAAGTCCGGCGTACGGGCACAGGTCCTGTACGGCGCCGCCGACGACGGCTGGCCGATCCCGATCCAGCAGGCGATGGCCGCGGCCCTCGGTGTGGAGGCGGAGGTCATCCCGGACGCCGGCCACTCACCGGCCATCGACCAGCCGGCGAAGACCGCCCGCCTGCTGGTCGACTTCTTCCATGACTACCCGAGTCTGCTGACTAGCTGA
- a CDS encoding AAA family ATPase codes for MPRTLAVANQKGGVAKTTTVATLGAALVELGQRVLLVDLDPQACLTFSVGIDPEDLDRSIHEVLLGGVRARDVLIESEDAPDLLPATIALATAEVQLARESGPEQVLRTALRPLRTSYDWIIVDCPPTLGLLTVNGLSAASDVLIPLQCETLAHRGVGQLLDTVYDVQRLTNPGLHVLGVLPTLYDGRTTHARAVLETIADTYSLEVLQPPIPKSIRFAEAPAIGDTVLTTAPASPGAKAYRALAGALLH; via the coding sequence GTGCCTCGCACTCTCGCGGTTGCCAATCAGAAGGGCGGCGTGGCCAAGACGACCACTGTCGCCACCCTCGGCGCAGCCCTGGTCGAGCTCGGCCAACGGGTCCTGCTGGTGGACCTGGATCCGCAGGCGTGTCTGACGTTCTCGGTCGGCATCGACCCGGAGGACCTCGACAGGTCGATCCACGAGGTGCTGCTCGGCGGAGTCCGCGCCCGCGACGTGCTGATCGAGTCCGAGGACGCCCCGGACCTGCTGCCCGCGACGATCGCGCTGGCGACCGCCGAGGTACAGCTGGCCCGGGAGAGCGGCCCGGAGCAGGTACTGCGAACCGCGTTGCGTCCGCTGCGTACGTCGTACGACTGGATCATCGTGGACTGCCCGCCGACGCTCGGGCTGCTCACGGTGAACGGCCTGTCCGCGGCGTCTGACGTCCTGATCCCCTTGCAGTGCGAGACGTTGGCGCATCGTGGCGTAGGGCAACTACTGGACACCGTGTACGACGTACAGCGGTTGACCAACCCGGGTCTGCACGTACTCGGAGTGCTCCCGACCCTGTACGACGGACGGACGACGCATGCTCGCGCCGTGCTGGAGACGATCGCGGACACGTACTCGCTCGAGGTGCTGCAGCCGCCGATCCCGAAGTCGATCCGGTTCGCGGAGGCCCCGGCGATCGGCGACACCGTCCTCACGACGGCGCCGGCCTCGCCCGGCGCGAAGGCCTACCGGGCGCTGGCCGGCGCACTGCTTCACTGA